A stretch of DNA from Anaerobacillus isosaccharinicus:
CACGTTTTTGTCAACATTTACAGGCAAATGATGGTCACGTAGACACCTCATATATCCTTGCAGCCTTGATTGGCCTGCAATAATATCAGTTGTTGGGCCACTAATCATACCGATCTCTTTATGCCCCTTAGAAACAAGGAATAACGTTGCGTCATAACCACCTTGTTCATCATCAACCTTCACTGACGGAAGTGGATATTCTAAGCAATGGGTTGATGCTAAAACAAACGGAATCGCTAATCGTTCCATAACTTTATAATCATCCGGAAACACTGCTTCACTCATATATAAAATCCCATCCACTTGCTTCTCATTTAGGACATTAATATACGCATGCTTACGGTCTTTATTTAAGTCAGTGTTACAAATGATTAAGTTCATCCCACGCACATTCGCAGCTTCTTCCATACCTTTAAGCACTTCTGCCGAATACATGTTAGAAACATCTGGAATTAACACTCCATAAGTTCGCGTCCGTTTATAAATAAGGCCCCTTGCTAAAGCATTCGGATGATATTTTAACGTCTTAATCGCTGCTAATACACGTTCTCGCTTTTCAGGAACAACTGTTTCTGGATTATTTAATACCCGAGAAACGGTACTCATCGAAACATTAGCTAAGGTTGCTACATCTTTCATAGTAGCTTTCATGTTTGACCACCAGTTTCTAATTTATGGTTTGAAAGGCTTTTCAAATTGATTATAGAAAATTAAAGCCTATTTTTCAAGTGTTTTTTAATAATAAAAAAAGTTCTTTGGTAATGGACCACTCTCCCTCTTCTTACTTGTTCCGAAAAAATTGATGAAACAGTCACATATTTAAAAGCTAGGATTATGTTAGAAAAAGGTGAGAATACCTGGATAATCAATTAGTCGATAATTGTATTGATAAAATGAAATTATCCTCGTCAATAGTTCAGCAAAGGCGTTACTTAGGCTGTTCACCTACTCTTTAGCAAAAAAAACAAAGGTACATCCTCTTAGTTTATTATGACT
This window harbors:
- a CDS encoding LacI family DNA-binding transcriptional regulator; this translates as MKATMKDVATLANVSMSTVSRVLNNPETVVPEKRERVLAAIKTLKYHPNALARGLIYKRTRTYGVLIPDVSNMYSAEVLKGMEEAANVRGMNLIICNTDLNKDRKHAYINVLNEKQVDGILYMSEAVFPDDYKVMERLAIPFVLASTHCLEYPLPSVKVDDEQGGYDATLFLVSKGHKEIGMISGPTTDIIAGQSRLQGYMRCLRDHHLPVNVDKNVQFGHYRFQDGFEAMERLYQSNNITAVFCASDEMALGAISYLHSIKVDVPNDLSVIGYDNTKVASMSIPPLTTVAQPMYEIGYKAVEKLEDLINGNELKQLRTYLPHQIIERKSVKEI